The sequence below is a genomic window from Lolium perenne isolate Kyuss_39 chromosome 7, Kyuss_2.0, whole genome shotgun sequence.
ATATAACATATAAAATACAACAAAATGGTGATAGAAATATAATATATACCTGAAGAAAGGTTAGCAGCAATATTACTCCACTGTTCCATACAGCATGAATTGTGATAGGAGTAAGAAGATTGCGAGTTTGAGAATACGAGAATCCTAGTGCCACACCTGTGCACATTAGTTAGTGGAGAAGATAGTCATGTACACGCTGTTCAATCATGTACCATAACAATTCTACATGTCAATATATACTTCGCAATTGTGTTTGATTATGTTCGATTCTAGGAAACAATTAAATATTTACCATGCTGAGACCGATAGTAGGTTGCACACTGCAGCTTTTGTGCAGTGTCCTGCCTTATTATCAGTGTAGTCACTTACCAAGCACAAACAGTTGTGGAAACTCTCCTGGTGTAAGATGAGCCAAGGCAAACACCGCAGCAGTGATCAAAATAGATACTGGAGTAGAAAACCTGTATAATAAAGAGATTATATACTCCTTTATGGTACACATAGCAGAAGCACCAACCTATATTGCTACACTTCTGGGATAAGCACAAGAAGTCCATCAAAAGGGAGTTTATGGACTAACAAAATGGTATGCATATTTACCACATAGTCAATGATACCAGTAGAAATCCTCTAAACACAGTTTCCTCcaaaattggtgcaagaaccCCAGTGATGCCCAGGAGACAGGCAGTGCTACAAATAAAGATAAATAATTAATTAGTCAAATAACTTTGTCAACTCTTGCCTTACCTATATCAAATGTAACTTGTGAGAAAAACACACAAGCTATACCTGATATTTGATGATCCAATCAGTGGCAATAGAAGGACTAGCGAGTCAGTCTGAAAGAAGATGTCACAGAAGTAGATCACTGCAGGTGAGATGTAAGATTTTTGTCCTTTGAGAAAAAGGTAAAAGTAAGACAACACCGTAAAATGGGAAATCGTCATCTGAACCTAGGTACATCGAAACCCAATTTGCAACTTAGATACAAATCATCTCTACAAGTTCCAAAATATTATGAAAAATTCCGTGCATGTAGATGTGGTGGAAATATATACATGTGAATTTCGCTAAAAATATATGATCCCTGTGCTTACTGTAAATTTCAGATGTAGCCATATTCAGAAAATGTGCTCTAGTACTACCATTCTAGGCGTTCACATTTATCTGAGACATAAACTAATTTAATCTACTCTGAAAGTTTATTTATCATGGATAGCATATTTCAATATACACATCATCTGATTCTTCTTAAGCTTCTTCAGTTATCCGTGTGAGTTGACATCGTTTCATCCAACAGATAGGGCTAAGCAGGAACATCAAACATATAATAACTAAGCACGAAATTCCCAGTTGTGGAATGGTGGATCCACAGTGCAAGAACTAAACACAGGAAACTAAGAGATGCCAAAACATGGCTAGTGTAACCATTTAGAAAATTGCAGTAACTTATTGTTGATAAGTTATATAAATTACTAAGAAAATCCAAGATAAAAAAACCAATAAACCTCTTATCTTTTCATAATAAAGTTGAAATAGAAAGGATGCAGGGATCAATTGTTAACTTATAAAGGTGCTCGATAAGACAACAGACGACTAGTTCCTTAAGCATAAAATAGTCTAGATCGACCTCTCTCTGTGTGTTTTCACCATTCAGAAAGGTCATTGCAGATCCAGCTAAAGCAATGGAGATTAGAGCAAAGAAGAGGCCAATTCCAGCCCACAGAAGCCAACCGTTTTGCAGCTTAAATGGTTCCTTAAAATCTGAAAAATTACAAATACAGTTGCATTTGCATCAATAGACAACCGGAGCAAGAAACCTAACGTCCAGAAAGCAGCACAATATTAGCTACTAGATAACTTCCATGCCATCATGATGTCACATAACAGTCCTAGTATTTATCAAGGTAATCTTTGAAAAGAAAGTAAACACGGTCTTATCATGGAAACACGAAATTCACTGAAAGGGGAATAACACGATCAGTCTCTGACCATAACGAAGTATGTCATCCGAGAATGGCCGAAAAGTATTGGTGATGCCAAATATAACTGCAATGGCTACGGTTGTCACATTACTGCATTTGCACACAAGAAAAGGCAAAGTAAATCACATGCCGATATATAGTCTTCACTATAAGCAGATGATCTATGAATTGAGTTGCAGAATCCATACGCAGGAGAAGAAGTTAGATCCATACAGTTGTTCCAAGAAGAGTACCCCGGCCTTCTCATCAATAGTGGCCTCTCCGGCTTGATAGCCTACATACTCCAAAACTGATTGCCCAACCTTTCCTGTCACAAGCGAACTGTCCAAAGAACATTCAGCAGATGTTTTCTAGCCATTTACGGCAACTCAAAAATCAAAGCTGCTGGCATTCACGTGCAATCGATAGAGTCAGGATTACATAAATGAAATTATTTTTTCAGAATGCTGTGGCTAGAGTGTTGAGTGCACAACACTAATCGACAAAAGTACAGTACCTAACTGCACAGGCCACCATTGTGAGGGACACGGTTGGCCACTGCCATGGCACATCCCATCGGCCAAGAACAGGCCACTCATCCACGCTCTGCCCTTACCAAAAATCAACACAACATCATCGCAAGGGAGCTAAATAAAATTAATCGCAGTTCACAACTGAACTCTTACTGACAAAGTGACACGCTCACAAGTTGGAAAGAATTTCTTGAGGCGCTCACCTCaccaggaggagaaggaggaggaggaggcccgggcaGCCCGTTTCCTGGATCGTAGGAGCAGCGGCACGCCAATCCGTCCGTCCACCCCAGACGGCCTGCCTCTGGCCGCCGCGTCGCGAGCTTGCTCACCACCGCGGCTCCTGGCGAACGTAATCGTTGCTGCAGCCTCTGCTTCGAGAGGAGGCGGATGGACCTTCTGCTGCTGCCGCCGCAGGGCAGCGCGCGGAGGCTGAGGAGGAGAGAGGGCGGAGCCGACGGCGAATCCATCGGAACAAACCGAGGCGCGGGGATAATGTCCAACAGCTATGTGTACTATACGAGGGTACAGTTGTAAATTTTGTATTTTTGCGAATATTTTTGTGTATTCGAAATTATAGCGCGTATCAggattttttttgaaactttggtGGACAGCAATACGGCAGGAAATTCGATGCAACCAACCAGAGTGCACTACTGTGGCAACAACCCTTTGCCCCGTCCTCAATATGACTTTTTTTTAAGGAAAATGCTTTGGATCTAGCAATCGGTCGTCCTGGCTCGCTCTCGCGTCGGCTTATATGAGTTGTATTTTTCGGTCCAACAATGATTTCACTGCAAAACACATGAGTTAGATGGTGAACTATTGTTGTAAACAACCAGTAATTTTTGTATAATTTGTGGTTAACAATTGTTGTAAAGAgacaacatttttttattttttgttgatGCTAATAACCAAGTGACTTTTTATTTGTTGTAACCATTTGTGACTTTGGATAAAATAGTaggtgatttttgttgtaattcaatctGTAGCATACCATTTGTTGCTTGACCACTTTGCACTTTTTGTAAACATACATATTTTGTTGTAATAGACTACAACTTTTGATAAAACCGTTGGGGACTTTTGTTGCAAATAAATATGGAGCAAAAAAATATTTGTTTAACCACTTTATTGTAATTTTACATTTTAATAAATGTTCAATCATTTTTGTTGTAATGGTATATTTTTTTGTATACCGGGTGATTATTTTTGTTGTAATACCTTCAGGCATATTTGTTGTAAATATCGGGAAAGACATGGCCTAAAAGGTACACCCCTTGTTGAACCTTATCTTGTGTTTTATATTGTTTAAAACTCGGTTCTATGTGTGGTGGGCAAGACCATTTAGTGAGTGGCTTATTGCTATGGTTTTTCGGTATTCTATATGGTTGAGAGTATTGTCATGAAATGGTATGATCATCTTATATATCTCAACTTGTCTATGTATTTATCTCAAATTGATACTTGATATGATTATGGGACTCTGTTCATGAAATTGAGATTATTgtaatgaattgttgaggatgtcATTCTGAAAGGGTATGATCTTCACATCTCAACTTTTATCATCTTCCATACATTATCTGTCATTTTTGTCTTATAAGCATTGTACTCTCTACCTTGAAAGTTAAAGTTGCTCTGTACCTAATGTGTGCATATATATTCAAGCACTAAATTTCTTGTAtgtacacatctagggggagtttctctcttATGTCAAACACAATGCTATTCTTGCTCCGTACTTTGCAAAATCccggtattgtcatcaaacatcaaaaagggggagattgaaagaacatttcatgatctctgaggttttgtgtgtttgttaacaacaccggtgacaatttaACTATGTGCTAAGTGGATTATAGATAGAGAAAAGATACCACGGGTAAATCTCGAcccactcaaaaaggaagaaaagaagaagaagctgaaggctgtccttggccggcactgccggcgataCTGGGCCAGCACTGCCGGTgggtgcaccccggcactgccggtggtttcaggccggcactgccggtggctgCACCACGGCACTGCCGACGATTctggcccggcactgccggcctgcctgTCGACCTGATGATTCAGAAAGTTGGTCGGCACTGCCGGCgtctcaaggccggcactgctGGCGATTctcctccaacgggcagaaaagttggtggggtataaatacccccttccccTACCTTGGAAAGGTGCTCAAACCCTAAGATCTTCATCCaccattgctgagccaccaagaacaccaaaatagccagatctcctccctcaaccacccaaatcccttgtgctttggagaatcaaaggagaagaccccgatctacatcctcaccgaagcgtttttcatttccccctcatatgcttgagggccctcttgccagtgttcctctttggatctctagttgtttgttgttgatgtattgttgttgattgttgtgttgttacagatttgggagcctccaatttggttgtggatgtgtgccccaagaaccttgtaaaggcccggtttccgcctcgaggaaatcccttagtggaagtgggctaggcctttgtggcgttgctcacaggagacctgagtgaagccttcatggctgttggtctggctttcgtagcgaccacactcctccgaacgtagacgtaccttcttgcaaaggaagggaactacgggaatcaactccgtgtctccgtgtgctccactctcggttacctctatcatttatctcctctatatattgcgtagccatatcttgcttagtcgttgaccttgtcatataggtaaattcacatagttgcatatctagagactttacctttgtgtcaagcctaaattgaaaaagaactaaaaattggttagcacctattcacccccctctaggtgcggcatacgatcctttcagcgaTGCTCCTCGCAATCCAGAAAACGGCTGGCGCTCCGTCGACATCCACATCAGCCTCTAGTTCATGGCGACCCTAACCGATGAACTACATCGCCTTGTTCAAGGGCCCGACGGACTAGCATGCACCACATGGGCTCGTCTGCATCGTTTCTTACTCGACAACTAGTTCTCGTGGTACCTCTTCCTCAGGAAAGCCTTCTGCAACCCACCGCGGGGCGACATGTCCATCACCATGTACGCCATCGAACTGCAGTGCATCGCGGATGATCTGGATGCCATCGGGCGTCCTGTCGATGACCGTGACCTCGCCTGCAGTTTGTTGATGGGCTAGGTGATCGGTAGAAGCTCTAGGCGGAGATTCTAAAGAGGGTCATGGCATCTTTCACGGATGTGCGCTCACGCCTGCAGCTGGCGGAGATCTCCAGCGACATGGCGATGGtcgggcctttgccgtgcgcggcGGAGGCCCATCTCACGCACCCGACATCAGCCCAAACTACCGTGTTCCAGCACGGGGGTAGGCAGGGCGGCCATCACCACAACGGCTTCCCCAGCGGGCAACAACAGGGTGGACGTGGCCATGGCAATGGCCCGTCAGGAGGCCACAACGGTGACTGCGGGGGCGCGAGGTGGTGACAGCGCCTCCCAACAGCCCTGGCTAGGCTATTTCGCGCACATGTGTGTTCTCTTCCCTCTAGCACGCTCATCCTGGGTGCTACTTAACGCCGCCGGCGTGCTCGGCCCATGGCCAGGCCCGCACTCCTAGGCCTACCCCGTCATGTACCCGGAGCACACGTTGCCAGCGGCATATCCATACTTTGCGCCTCCACATCATCCTTCGACCATGCCACCATGATCCAAGC
It includes:
- the LOC127301689 gene encoding uncharacterized protein, which produces MDSPSAPPSLLLSLRALPCGGSSRRSIRLLSKQRLQQRLRSPGAAVVSKLATRRPEAGRLGWTDGLACRCSYDPGNGLPGPPPPPSPPGESVDEWPVLGRWDVPWQWPTVSLTMVACAVSSLVTGKVGQSVLEYVGYQAGEATIDEKAGVLFLEQLNVTTVAIAVIFGITNTFRPFSDDILRYDFKEPFKLQNGWLLWAGIGLFFALISIALAGSAMTFLNGENTQRETDSLVLLLPLIGSSNISTACLLGITGVLAPILEETVFRGFLLVSLTMWFSTPVSILITAAVFALAHLTPGEFPQLFVLGVALGFSYSQTRNLLTPITIHAVWNSGVILLLTFLQLQGYNIKELLQAS